The Hippocampus zosterae strain Florida chromosome 20, ASM2543408v3, whole genome shotgun sequence nucleotide sequence GTACCCCCACAGAACCTGTGACACAGTGagcaatatatatactgtatgtgtgtgtgtaaaacacacAGTCCCAAGAATACAAAATATACCAGTGAGGTGTGGGTATTATTTCTGTCCACTTGGGGTCGCCATCCTCACGTTCTGCACTGTATTATCTGTGACTCGTGTGTggctttaaaatgtgttttaaaaatctGCCCATATAGTGAATCCACACAACATCAACCACAATAGGGCAAGGACGACTACACTGGAGATCTTCACTTATTGCCGGAGCAGATAAAACTGTAATACGTACcgtggattgaaaaaaaactaacctgCAGTATCAAAGGGTCTCCGGGGGTGGCACTGTGGCGATGCACAAGCAGGGCCAGAATGCTGGTGAGGTTGAAGTGAGAGTGTAGGATCTTCCTGCTGTCATCATCACAAGCTGCAAGGAGATGACATGGTGAATATGATCAACTCCGTGAGAAGTTTATTTCAAACAAATAaagataatatatcctttatttgtcccacactggggaaatttatagcctCCAGCAACAAGAAGGCTGTAAATGAAGAAGTGTATAGTACCAAGCTGCGCCAGTAGGGATAAGATGGCACCGGCCACGGCGGGACAGGTGTTTGCATTGCCGGTGAGCTCCACAAGCCCACGGACACACTCTATGGGCAGCAGCTGACCCGAAGAAAGCAGCTGGTCACATTTGAGGGAGGAAACCTCCTGCAAACATTAAAAACTGTTTAATAAAAGTGGCTTTGATTTCTTTTAGTCAAAGTTCATTTGAAAAAGTCTTTCTAGTTGAATGTCAGATATGCAGTGAAAACTATATTTGATATGTATTAATGTCTCGATTAATGTCTAAATTCAGTGCTTAGGACTTGCAGTCCACATGTTAACATATCACTTTTTCATCCATCCGCaatctgagccgcttatcctcatgagggtcacgggcatgctggagacaATCTCAGCCGATTTCGGGCAACAGGCGGGGTCCACCCCAACCCAGGTAgtcaaggggagaacatgcaaacaccacacaggaaggctggagcacgGTATCAAACCCGAGACCGTTGCACTATGAGGCAGACGCGCGAACCAGTGACCCAAAGTGCTTGCATCACTGTTACACGAAAATTTGTAGGGTCAAAGTCCCAGATGTGCGCATTGTGATTTATGACTTCCTGATTTATGCTCACAACACACTTTGGGGGTAAAATTTTGTGAAGTAGTCGTAGTGAACACGTAGAAGTCCAAGTTAACGCAAATCGAAGCAGATAAACAATCTTTCGCATAAATCTTGGTTTATttgaactgggggggggggggacaatctaGAAGAAAATCGCAATTTgatgatttttcaaaatcgttctGACCTTGCAGGTAGCACATTGAATACTGTACAGTCACGTGATTCTCGAGTCAGTGTAATACTGAATCCACCTTAAAATCAATTTACAGCAAGAAATAGAACAATTATATATTTCCAAAAAATTACATAAGAGGTTTAAAAGTGAGTCACCTCCACTTGTTTAAGAAGCTGCGCCGCATTTTGAGCGCTCCTGCCGCCTTCATACTGCTGCGTGGCGAGCAGCAGAGACTTCAAACAAGTCGACGCGTCCATTccgtgaagggaaaaaaagacttatcaatgtaaaataataacTTAAGCGATTATTTACTgtaacgctgtgtgtgtgaaagagtgAGACAGGACGAGAGTGAGAGATTCAAACACGAAGCTCGACGATTTTCAAGTCCGACAATGTTGGAAAGTCGCAGCCAAAGCTAAGCTAGCAAGATTTAAAACCAACGTATCTCCATATTTAATAGTTTTCGTCGCCgttatgaaatgaaaaaacGAAAGACTTATTGTGGGTCATTTATGCTTATTTTCAGTCCCAAAACGTCAACTTCCGACAACACAACAGCAACACAGGGGAAAACTCCTCCCGCTCGGAGCTTCAAACTGGAGTGGAACAAACCAAGTCCAAGGGAGGGAGGGGTGCCGAAGtgaaataatacaataaaataattacaCTCTTCACATAGGTTATGGTGAAAAATAAGCACAAACATGTCTTTCTCAGTATAAtttactttttattatttttaaagattTAACCTCAGacgttttatttcaaatattgTTGAACATTAAAATTAGAAGCCCCGCCTTAAAAAATGGAAGGGAATAGCGAAACTCAACTAACAAGAGAATATtacagaaaaaatgttttattattaattatttgcttgttttattttgtaatttagtCAACATCCGTCCACCGACActtgttttaatatttgtcaaataGATTCAGCATTCACATTCACCATGACGTCACACAATTTCCGGGTCGCAAAAGCTGAAACATTTCGGGTGGCATCCAAAGTACAGTTTTTCACTATAAGGCTGATATTGACAGAATTTATACTCTCTCTAAGATAATTTCATTCTGCCAAATTATTTTACACCGAAAAGGTGCATTTTAATTTCATCCTGCAATTTCACCAAAAAAGCCTAATATAATTAGTTTGTGTGTAGTGTTCTACAAATATCAAGCAAAGGTACAACGACTTAAAAAATAATGGGTATTTAAGATAAAGCAATTAAGTGGGCAGTGATTATGATAATTAATTACAATCCAACGAATTGTCAGATTCAACATTGTACTAAGCAAATCCGCTTGCTGTTTCGGTTTCTTTCTCCAGGGGACACTGCAAACTCATAATTTGCAAGAGACATACCAGGAGATTTGAGTGGCGTCTCTATGTTTCATAAACATATACCAATCATTTAAATCTAACAATTAGATTAGAATTAATACATTAGATTCTTGTGCATGAATTCAAACTACATAAATTACTGTCTTATGATATCATTTGGATTCAATATTTGTCATTCATGCTctcaaaggggaagtcaagccaaaacaatgtttgtttttcacaatgTTATCTGCATCCCCACTAGTGtaaacatggtattctgattaatattgcatttttgaaatattaattataaaaatattaatttccaGAGGCTGCCATTTTGGTCTTGTACTATCACTTGAAAATGATATCATAGTGCCAAAGGGGTCAAGTGACTACAGTCACGGCTCaactgtttttttggttttggtcatgtgatgttggCAATCAGTGCCACGggggtcaactggttagcacgtccgcctcacagtacagaggtgaaGGGTTCAAAGCAAGCTTGGTTTTCATACAATTCCTAGTCAGACTTTGTGAGGAAGAACGTGTAAGGTCATGGGGGATTGGACTGTTGGACTCATTAGAAGAGCGCCGGGGaagttcatttcagtttttatgaTGTCCCGCGAGGGCCACTGAGCGCACTCcatacttgacttgatatgtttTGGAGGAAGACAATATTCTTTATGGGGGGAATTAAGTCAGGAAGTGGTGGACGTCTCTGGCTTGCATTGGCTAGCACGTTGTAGTCAGATCTCAAACATCTGCACACTCAAGAGACTTTCCAATTGGACACATGAGCTTTCtaatcttttttccccccaccatcACTTCCTTGTCTGACACTTTACATCTGGCACAGCTGCTTGCAATTTGGACAGGCCGCAGTATTCAAAATGTGCTCTTTTACCTTCTTTTTAACTCTCAAGCATTTCGGGATTTCGATTTTGCTGGACGGAACAACCATGTGACCAGTTAAATATGTGTGCCATGTTAGTGTCCAGGTAACCAATCCTTAGAGGTGGGAGTAAGTTAGACCGCCCCCATAGCCTTTGACCTGTTACCTTGGGGTTCAGGAGCTTTGCTGAAACTATGGGGGAATATACACTTCCagaggcggggaggggggggatccTTCATCTGCCAACAACTGGGCCACTAGTAACTTAAGTCAAAGTGGAATCAAGTCATGTAAATGGAGTCCTCCACCACAACCCCTCTGCACTGCTTTTGACTGCTTGCCTTCTAATTGCGTCCACATGTCGGGATGAGTCACGTCTGCGATTATAATTTGGAAAATAGGAGTTGTGATTAGGACTCGGAGGAACTATCGCGTCACCATCTCGACGTGTAAAAAATATACTGCTTCTTTCATTCTTTCATGCAACCTCTAGAAAAATtgagctcatttgcatattctTTTAATGCTTTGTTCGGCAAcggatataaaaaataaatatgaccaCACGTCCAATaacgtcttttgttttgttcaactgTCGTATTGTAAATCAATGTTTTATATCCAGCATAAAACCAAtaacaatatttttgaaaaatgtgctgGAATGGAAGGATAATCATATGCACATAGGAAAtaatacacgcacacgcacacacacgcgcacacacgcgcacacacacaagaaaattTGGTCACCGCTCAAGTAGCCGAAGTACCTCAAACAAAACCAGTACTTTCACAGTAAATTATACAAAGgcgacattttaaaaacatgacattattTGGACAAGTTGAATGGAGGCAACAGGAATCTCGTTGGGTGATAAAGATGTTTCACCCCCCCGTAATCCGAAAGTCTTCTTTATTTCCAGTTATGTGTCATCTGCGTAGCTGCGAAAGCGGATGTTGTATTTGTGAAGGATTTTACTGATTTAAATTAAGAGTGGGCGGAGAACAGAGCCCTGGGGCTTACCTGTGGCAACCGGGCATAGCTGGGAGGTCAATGATTTTAGATGAGTGAACTGAGTGTACAAAACTTAGGTGGCGAATTCTCTTGGAAACATGAATTGGTCAAcagagaactgaagaagcattTTTAGATGAAACATCTCCAACAACCAAGAGGAGTCCAGTCCTCCCCGCATCCCCATTTAAGTTTTCTGGATTACTAGGACCTGGATAACAGAGATTCTACACAGTCATAGAACATCATTCTTATCATACCAAGGCAACCAtgtgcaaaaaggaaaaaaaaaagtctgctccGGCTCACACAGCAACCCAAAGGATGGAGATGCTGGTGCCGCCCTCGTACGAGATCTGGTTGATGCGTCCGCGGATGCAGTCCAGAGTGATGTAGACGGCGGTGCCATTGCGGACATGGAAGGAGGCCCTCAGGCCCACGCTGGCCCACTCACTGCCTTCCGGCATGTGTCCCGAAACTTGCTGAGCCACGGGATCGGTCCCCCCAGGACCTGGATTGCCGGCTTGGTGGAGAGTCACCTTAACGACGTTACATGAGTGAATGAGCCTCAAGTTCAGGGCGACGTTAGCGGTGCCTTCTTCCAGGAACACAAAGTTCTTGCGGCCATTTGGTTCGCCGGAACCGGCCAGGCGGATCTGCTGTGAGTTTGGAGAAATCTGCTGGAAGGAGAGCGGCTTATTGCGGACCGCTCCGAAGGGGAGGCCAAGCTTGGCCACCGTGGCGGTCAACGTGGAAGCAACGGCTGAGGGAAGCCAGACCAGGCTGAGCGTGCTGATCCCGGTGCCGTCACCAAAGTAGCGGACGATGCACTGCGGCGGTGTCGTGATCTCAAAGCTGAGCGTGTCGCCAGCGCCTACGGCCACAGCTCCCGCCAAGGTGATGGAGGTGTCTCTGTAGTTCACGCCTGTCTTAAAGGCGCGCATGACCTCCTGGCCTGTGCCGTTGCGGCTGGTGTAGGCGATCAGGAAGAAACCCTCGCGGACGCAAGTGTGCCCCATGGCGTAGAGCGCCTGCTGGAGGACGAACTTGACCACGCCGCTCTCCGTGAAGCGCACGCCGCGGTTGTCGTGCGTCAAGCCTATTATGTAAGGGTCGGATAATGAACTTGCACGAAACGTCGGGGAGTAGCTGGACTGATATTGCGCTAACAGGGACATCTCGGCGGTCATTGCCACGGCACCCGTGTCGTGCGACAACCAGAGCAAGCTGAAGTTCGGCGCGGCCGTGTCGTAGACGTGAACGTCTGTGCTCTGGTTGCAGTACTGGTTGGGGCTCCTCAGGAGAAGACTCACGGTGTCATTGGGCTCCACCTCCACCCCGCCGCTGACGCTTACGCCCTGGAAGTACTTGCCCTCAGGCTGCTCCACGCGTACCCCGCTCAGCTCccgatcctcctcctcctggctaCTGTTGAACCTCAAGCCCACCTGGAGGAAATTCCTGCAGCTGTGCTTGATGGCAAAGTTGTAGTCCAGCCACAGGAGTCCGTGCTGCCGGAAGGTCACCTGGCCACCCTCGCTGGACAGAATATCACTATGTTCCTTGCCTCGCACGCTGAGCTGAAGCCCGGCGAAGATGTGGCCTCCGGACTTCTGGGCTAAGGGGACAGTGATGCTAGCACTCCAGGACTCGGAGAGATGAGCCCCCGGGGGAGAGCCGCAGACAGTGTCGGTGACGGCCGTGCAGGGGAAGGCGACGGGATGGCCTTCGCAGTCGGAGCAGGCCTGACATTCCTGCAGCTCCTGATTGTAGAAGTAGGCGTGGCCGCACAAGCCCGTTTCCGCTTCTTTCTGGGACACTCCCAGACACCGGAAGCCTCCTGAGGCCGCAGGATAAAATAGTATCAAGACATCAGAAAACAGTTGCTGGTGATTGTCGGCGGTTCACAAACCTGGAGTGTTCAGACACTTGACTCGCTCGCCGCAGATGTTTGCTAGTTCGAGACATTCATCTCTGTCCTGTGAAACAAAAAGTCAAGAGGAGACATTAGGAAGACACACTTCTACaattcctcgtgtagcgttccattgtgagcagacgtgttcaataaagatttttttgtaactcattcagtaccagccaattctgaaccaagtctgaaaagacgtttaaaaacgtctttgggaatgaatgagttaaaagagcgtggttttcgaacagccttctggaacggattctgGTCGAAACCCGAGGTATGACTATACTTGTTACCAATGCTGCCGAactgcaaatggaaaaaaataaatgctgtacatgttttgaaaacttGCAGGAGGTTTGTCAGCTCAGTGACTACCTGGCACATGGTGTCCATGGTCGGCGAGCACTGTGAGATAAGGAAAAACCCTGGCGGACACACGGTGCACTTGTGGCACTGCGGTGGATCGCTCTGGAAGTCACAATAGTGGTCTGGCTGGCAAGCAGCGGCGCATCCCATCAGCAGTTGGGGGAAATGAGCTTCGCCCACTACATCCATCACCTTAGCGTCCGTGTCCACCTTATGGACGGCGTTGTGCATATGGCCGCGGGCCTGACTTTGGAGACCAACCAGGTGACTCTGGAAGTAGTTCTGCAGCTCCCCGTGGAGGCCCTGGAAGGACGCCTGCTTGAGCACGTCCGTCAGGAGGCCGTACTGGGCCTTGACCGTGTCCATCTGCTCGTACATACGATGTTGCTGCGTCAAGACGTCGCGCTGCTGCGACAGCAGCGCCTCCTGCTGGTCAGCCAGCTTCTGCTGCAGCTCGCTGATGAGAAGCTGCTGCGCCCGCAGGGCCTCAACAAGTTTCTCCTGACCCTTGGCCAGCTGGAGATGGAGGATGAGGGCGTCCTCTGAGGGGACTTCATTTTCTCCTGGAACAGGAACGTTGTTGAAATTGCTTTACAGGATGCATAATTGAAGAAGTTAACGCTGACCTGGTTTgacgtcacaggtgagctggaccCCCAGAGGGGCACCACCGAGTTCCGAAGACGGGGGCCCGAACTCGGGGATATCTCCTAGGAACTGCGCAGCTCTGTCAGCCAGATGAACTGGAGGAGGCTGCACGGCCGCAGGAGAGGGCGGCGAGCTCCGCGCCCCATCCCTGGTGCGCTCTTTGGGTCTGATGATCCTCAGCGGGAGTCGGCACTCAAAGCCTTTACAGTCCCGCGTTTGGTTGCTTGTCTTGGGCGCCCTTGCGCAGTCCGCATCGGTGCACGCCGGTGCGACGGCCGCGCCGAAGCTCCTCAGACGAGGGCTTCCCGAGGATGACGCGGAATGTCGGTTGCCGGGCTGAGCGTGACGCGGCGGTCTGTTCGACCTGCCTGAGGGACAGTGGTCGCCGGTGCACGGTCGTGGGTCTCCGGTGCTAGAACCGGAGCAATGGCCCCCCTTGCACCAGTCAGAGTGCACAGACGAAAGGACCAGGAGCAACAGCAGCGATGACTTCAACATCTTGCGTCATATACTGTAAAAGCAAAAATCCAACAATTTACACTGAACTATAATTGCTTAAAGATGCCATATGATGGTGGCAAATAACTACTTTTATCTAAATGAAGCCCCTCAATTCACTTCAGCATTAGGATCCCaccagagcatttttttcagtgaataatGGAGCATagcttcacaaaaaaaagaaccggAAAAAGGTGCACTGTAAGATGAAGAGGCTAAGTTTGACaatcatgatattttttttttgggtgacagaGCAACGATATGGGAGCACCTGCTGGTCCGGCAACTTAACcgttcaattttaaaaatctgatctttacttgaatttaaaaacaaaaatacagcgAAAGGTCACCGCTCAGGTCATATTTTAACAAGTctgtaaaagtgaaaaaaaaaaaaagtctgaactaTTAGACCCCGGCCAAAGCTATATGGTACTACAACGCAAGTACAGCAAAACCTATTCAATGAAACTAATCAA carries:
- the nell3 gene encoding uncharacterized protein nell3; amino-acid sequence: MLKSSLLLLLVLSSVHSDWCKGGHCSGSSTGDPRPCTGDHCPSGRSNRPPRHAQPGNRHSASSSGSPRLRSFGAAVAPACTDADCARAPKTSNQTRDCKGFECRLPLRIIRPKERTRDGARSSPPSPAAVQPPPVHLADRAAQFLGDIPEFGPPSSELGGAPLGVQLTCDVKPGENEVPSEDALILHLQLAKGQEKLVEALRAQQLLISELQQKLADQQEALLSQQRDVLTQQHRMYEQMDTVKAQYGLLTDVLKQASFQGLHGELQNYFQSHLVGLQSQARGHMHNAVHKVDTDAKVMDVVGEAHFPQLLMGCAAACQPDHYCDFQSDPPQCHKCTVCPPGFFLISQCSPTMDTMCQDRDECLELANICGERVKCLNTPGGFRCLGVSQKEAETGLCGHAYFYNQELQECQACSDCEGHPVAFPCTAVTDTVCGSPPGAHLSESWSASITVPLAQKSGGHIFAGLQLSVRGKEHSDILSSEGGQVTFRQHGLLWLDYNFAIKHSCRNFLQVGLRFNSSQEEEDRELSGVRVEQPEGKYFQGVSVSGGVEVEPNDTVSLLLRSPNQYCNQSTDVHVYDTAAPNFSLLWLSHDTGAVAMTAEMSLLAQYQSSYSPTFRASSLSDPYIIGLTHDNRGVRFTESGVVKFVLQQALYAMGHTCVREGFFLIAYTSRNGTGQEVMRAFKTGVNYRDTSITLAGAVAVGAGDTLSFEITTPPQCIVRYFGDGTGISTLSLVWLPSAVASTLTATVAKLGLPFGAVRNKPLSFQQISPNSQQIRLAGSGEPNGRKNFVFLEEGTANVALNLRLIHSCNVVKVTLHQAGNPGPGGTDPVAQQVSGHMPEGSEWASVGLRASFHVRNGTAVYITLDCIRGRINQISYEGGTSISILWVAV